The genomic stretch CCGGCGCACACGACGCGCCACCCGCCGCCTGTTCTGGCGCGAACTTGCGCGAGTCGGTACTAGATCACAGCCCCCTCGGCCGCCACGCCGGACCGTCTACTGGCGCGTATCCCTCCGGGAACATCCCCCGCACGTCGGCCCCCTCCTGATACAGCAGCCCCTCCTCTGGGTCTTGCGGCACGTCGGTCGGAGGGTAGACGCGCCACTCATTCCCCGCCAGCGGCTCCTCGTAGCCGTCCTCATCGAAGCGTCGCAGCAGGCGCAGGCGCCGCTCGCGCGTGACCTCAGGCAGCTCCACCGACAGGTCACGGCACTCGCGACCCTCCGGGCGCGCGTAGAGCCACTCACGGTTGTCCGCCGCCGAATGGATGTACTTCCACTCGCGTGAGACAAGGCTGTACAGGGCCGTCCGGCCGTCGGAGTACTGGCTGATGACTTCCTCCCGGCGCGACTGGCTGGCGGCGACCGCGGCGAGGTCCTCCCCGACGGCCGTGTCGGGCACATTAAGGCCGGCCGCTTGCAGGCACGTGGGCAGCACATCCACGAGGCTGACCGCCGTCCGCCGCTGCACGTCCGGCTCGAACCGTTCCGGGTAGCGTACCAGCAGGGGGATGCGCGCGGCCGGGTCCAGCATCGTGCGCTTGCCGTAGCTGCCGTAGTCGCCCAGCATCTCCCCATGATCGCTGGTGAAGATGACGAGGGTGTTGTCCAGCTCGTTCGCCTCGCGCAGGTAGCTCAGGATCCGGCCGATGCTGTAGTCCACGAACGAGATGCAGGCGTAGTACGCCGCGCGCATCGTGCGCAGCAGTTGCAGGTCCATTCCCCGGTCGCGCCACTTGTAGCGGTTCTGCAGGCGGTTCCAGTAGGTCAGCAGCCCCTGGTAGCCCTC from bacterium encodes the following:
- a CDS encoding sulfatase-like hydrolase/transferase, coding for MSRRPNILLLFTDQQRADTIGALGNPVIQTPALDSLVREGTSFTSAYTPSPVCVAARCSLILSQWPHQTGCTANNPMPQERTSLMELLADAGYQTHGTGKMHFSPDSRKLWGFESRDYSEECMLQDDFGAFLRDRGYDHIVDPQGVRSEYYYLPQPSQLPARLHNTTWVADRSLDFLLRRDTSRPFFLWTSFIKPHPPFEVPVPWNRLYKPTQMPMPFVPEGYQGLLTYWNRLQNRYKWRDRGMDLQLLRTMRAAYYACISFVDYSIGRILSYLREANELDNTLVIFTSDHGEMLGDYGSYGKRTMLDPAARIPLLVRYPERFEPDVQRRTAVSLVDVLPTCLQAAGLNVPDTAVGEDLAAVAASQSRREEVISQYSDGRTALYSLVSREWKYIHSAADNREWLYARPEGRECRDLSVELPEVTRERRLRLLRRFDEDGYEEPLAGNEWRVYPPTDVPQDPEEGLLYQEGADVRGMFPEGYAPVDGPAWRPRGL